Proteins encoded by one window of Dokdonella sp.:
- a CDS encoding ATP-binding protein, producing MSGAPASSTVGVDLELARLLIERANPLTLDFDRDWNLRDIAGDAARFGFDGGSADAALRGLQELFLGMPLDEGVDLSFVQLPNGRNAHVHLLAGDGGFRVILLDAQDEHDRQRSQQQLGNEAAIASAQKTKAIHQLRHIREQLEQQRTRLEEANALKTALIATLSHDFRSPLTSIFGYLHLLEGNAGLDESARQHVRAVRRNASYLFALAENLLEYGRRESGGRVLNPAIVDLTALRDDLVAMFRPLAADKNLGFAMAVHVEDVRKPVLDEMRLRQILVNLLSNAVRYTLEGEVSASLTWRDGALTVEVRDTGIGIPEEYHERVFVAFNGGGQGGSKGAGLGLSIVKRLVAQLHGSLVLDSAPGRGTTFTVVLPALGQAEPDRPPTVGETGATAWLHGCKALVVDDDPDIAQLVALLLDDLGFHVRTTGDAASAVDLALADPPDVLVVDVELPGMSGNTVVYRLRAQGYKGRIVTLSATPTEEARATALAAGSDHYLTKPIHIERFVRTMLRITGVG from the coding sequence ATGAGTGGCGCGCCGGCCAGTTCGACCGTCGGCGTCGATCTCGAGCTTGCGCGTCTGCTGATCGAGCGCGCAAATCCCCTGACACTGGACTTCGACCGCGATTGGAATCTGCGCGACATTGCCGGCGATGCGGCGCGCTTCGGCTTCGATGGGGGTTCGGCCGACGCGGCCCTGCGCGGACTGCAGGAACTGTTTCTGGGCATGCCTCTCGACGAAGGCGTCGACCTGTCGTTCGTGCAGTTGCCGAACGGGCGCAACGCACATGTGCACCTGCTTGCGGGCGATGGCGGCTTTCGCGTGATCCTGCTCGACGCGCAGGACGAACACGACCGCCAGCGCAGCCAGCAACAACTCGGCAACGAGGCGGCGATCGCTTCGGCACAGAAAACCAAGGCCATCCACCAGCTGCGCCACATCCGCGAGCAGCTCGAGCAACAGCGCACGCGCCTCGAGGAGGCCAATGCGCTGAAGACCGCGCTGATCGCCACCCTGAGCCACGATTTCCGCTCGCCGCTGACCTCGATCTTCGGCTACCTGCACCTGCTCGAAGGCAACGCCGGTCTCGACGAGTCCGCACGCCAGCACGTGCGCGCGGTACGCCGCAACGCGAGCTACCTGTTCGCCCTGGCGGAGAACCTGCTCGAGTACGGACGCCGGGAGAGCGGGGGGCGCGTATTGAATCCAGCGATCGTCGACCTCACCGCGTTGCGTGATGATCTCGTGGCGATGTTTCGCCCGCTCGCGGCGGACAAGAATCTCGGATTCGCCATGGCCGTGCATGTCGAGGACGTGCGCAAACCCGTGCTCGACGAGATGCGCCTGCGCCAGATCCTCGTCAATCTGCTGTCGAATGCGGTGCGCTACACGCTGGAGGGCGAGGTGTCGGCGAGCCTCACGTGGCGCGACGGCGCACTCACGGTCGAGGTGCGCGATACCGGTATCGGCATTCCCGAGGAGTATCACGAGCGTGTCTTCGTCGCCTTCAATGGCGGGGGGCAGGGTGGCAGCAAGGGGGCCGGGCTCGGTCTCAGCATCGTCAAGCGTCTGGTGGCGCAGCTGCATGGCAGCCTCGTTCTCGATTCGGCTCCCGGTCGCGGCACGACCTTCACCGTCGTGCTGCCGGCGCTCGGCCAAGCCGAGCCGGACCGGCCCCCGACGGTGGGCGAAACCGGTGCCACGGCCTGGCTGCACGGCTGCAAGGCCCTGGTCGTCGACGATGATCCCGATATTGCCCAGCTCGTCGCATTGCTGCTCGATGATCTTGGTTTCCACGTGCGCACCACCGGCGACGCGGCCAGTGCGGTCGATCTCGCCTTGGCCGACCCGCCTGATGTGCTCGTGGTCGACGTCGAGTTGCCGGGCATGTCCGGAAACACCGTCGTCTACCGCCTGCGCGCGCAAGGCTACAAGGGGCGCATCGTGACCCTCTCCGCCACGCCGACCGAAGAAGCGCGTGCGACGGCCCTGGCCGCCGGCAGCGACCACTACCTGACCAAGCCGATCCACATCGAACGGTTCGTGCGCACGATGTTGCGCATCACCGGCGTGGGTTGA
- a CDS encoding TraB/GumN family protein, with product MSTIVRLLACLTVACVSPGIPAQEPAAAEPAVLEAVVVSGEQPGPGLWKVTRNGHVLWILGTTRPLPKDMTWLSRDVEAVIAESGEVIMPPHASINVKGGLLGGLLLAPSLIGARNNPDDKTLADVIPADLHARWSVLRQRYLPRDKGVENRRPVFAAFELFEAAIDQAGLSFKDIVTPVVRRAAKRAKVAMTEPGVVLKIDKARAAIKEFKKASLDDLDCLRKTLDLVEGGLDVLRQRANAWAIGDVEALASLTYVDHYRPCQDALMRSAVAEQRGIDELPDQVRQAWLDAVDQALTRHATSFASLGVVTLTEAGGFLEHLRTLGVDIEPPP from the coding sequence GTGTCCACCATCGTTCGCCTGCTCGCCTGCTTGACCGTCGCCTGTGTTTCACCGGGCATTCCAGCGCAGGAGCCGGCGGCGGCCGAGCCCGCCGTGCTCGAGGCCGTCGTGGTCAGCGGCGAGCAGCCTGGACCGGGCTTGTGGAAAGTCACGCGCAACGGGCACGTGCTGTGGATCCTCGGCACGACGCGACCACTGCCGAAAGACATGACCTGGCTCTCGCGCGACGTCGAGGCGGTGATCGCCGAATCCGGCGAAGTCATCATGCCGCCGCACGCCAGCATAAACGTCAAGGGCGGCCTGCTCGGCGGCCTGCTGCTGGCGCCGTCACTGATAGGCGCACGCAACAACCCGGACGACAAGACGCTCGCCGACGTCATCCCGGCCGACCTGCATGCGCGCTGGAGCGTGCTGCGGCAACGCTACCTGCCGCGCGACAAGGGTGTGGAGAACCGCAGGCCGGTGTTCGCCGCGTTCGAACTGTTCGAGGCGGCGATCGATCAGGCTGGCCTGAGCTTCAAGGACATCGTCACGCCGGTCGTGCGGCGCGCGGCGAAACGCGCAAAGGTCGCGATGACCGAACCCGGCGTTGTTCTGAAGATCGACAAGGCACGAGCGGCAATCAAGGAGTTCAAGAAGGCCTCGCTCGACGACCTCGACTGCCTGCGCAAGACCCTCGACCTGGTCGAGGGCGGGCTCGATGTGCTGCGCCAGCGCGCCAACGCCTGGGCCATCGGCGACGTCGAAGCGCTGGCCTCATTGACCTACGTCGATCACTACCGCCCTTGTCAGGATGCCCTGATGCGCTCGGCCGTCGCCGAACAGCGTGGTATCGATGAACTGCCTGACCAGGTGCGCCAGGCCTGGCTCGATGCGGTCGATCAGGCCCTCACCCGGCACGCAACCAGCTTCGCCTCGCTCGGCGTGGTCACCCTGACTGAAGCGGGCGGATTTCTGGAACACCTGCGCACGCTCGGCGTGGACATCGAGCCGCCGCCCTGA
- a CDS encoding YggT family protein — protein MSYFANAGIILVGFAFGIAIGLIMLRVLLQLVRANFHNPICQFLYKATNPVLMPLRKLIPGWRRLDVAGVLLAYMLFVVEHAVISALLGRLPALPGLLVGALANLIGWLLVLIGVLIFVRAILSFVGSDSRHPVVPLLIQLTEPVLAPIRRRLPNLGGLDFSPMLAILAILLLRALVVQPIADLGARLS, from the coding sequence ATGAGCTACTTCGCCAACGCCGGCATCATCCTTGTCGGCTTCGCTTTCGGCATCGCCATCGGCCTGATCATGCTGCGCGTGCTGCTGCAGCTTGTGCGCGCGAACTTTCACAACCCGATCTGCCAGTTCCTGTACAAGGCGACCAATCCCGTGCTCATGCCGCTGCGCAAGCTGATCCCGGGCTGGCGCCGCCTCGATGTTGCCGGCGTGCTCCTCGCGTATATGCTGTTCGTCGTCGAGCATGCGGTCATCAGCGCCCTGCTCGGCCGCCTGCCGGCGCTGCCGGGCCTGCTCGTCGGTGCGTTGGCGAATCTGATCGGCTGGCTGCTCGTGCTGATCGGCGTGCTCATCTTCGTGCGCGCGATCCTGAGTTTCGTCGGCAGCGACAGCCGCCACCCTGTCGTGCCGCTGCTAATCCAGTTGACCGAACCGGTACTCGCGCCGATCCGGCGTCGCCTGCCGAACCTCGGTGGCCTCGATTTCTCGCCGATGCTGGCCATCCTTGCGATCCTGTTGCTGCGCGCCCTGGTCGTGCAGCCGATCGCGGACCTGGGCGCGCGCTTGAGCTGA
- a CDS encoding DUF4426 domain-containing protein has translation MRFLAPAASIPVTSTAAAEVPTSRRIDGYELHYNALRTSFLDAAMARRYGIQRSSRGGMLIISVQRIGDDGSTHALAATISGEAVNLLGRRTPITFREIPGDYISYVGLFELAGPDTWTFELSITPTGASRPMALRFSQDFTAD, from the coding sequence ATGCGCTTTCTCGCACCCGCCGCTTCCATTCCCGTCACATCGACCGCAGCGGCCGAGGTACCGACCTCGCGACGCATCGACGGCTACGAGCTCCACTACAACGCCCTGCGCACCAGCTTCCTCGATGCGGCGATGGCGCGGCGGTACGGCATCCAGCGCTCGTCGCGCGGCGGCATGCTCATCATCTCGGTACAGCGCATCGGCGACGATGGCTCCACGCACGCGCTCGCGGCGACGATCAGCGGCGAGGCGGTCAACCTGCTCGGGCGACGCACCCCGATCACGTTCCGCGAGATCCCCGGCGACTACATCAGCTACGTCGGCCTGTTCGAACTTGCCGGCCCCGACACCTGGACCTTCGAACTGTCGATCACGCCGACTGGCGCGAGCCGCCCGATGGCGCTGCGTTTCAGCCAGGATTTCACTGCCGACTGA
- the aroB gene encoding 3-dehydroquinate synthase translates to MNLCVDVTLGERSYPIRIGRGQLADPASWRAAIGGRDVLVVTDATVAPLYLGHVLAGLDGLRHASLIRPDGEAHKTLAGVEAVFDALAALGANRDATVIALGGGVIGDLAGFAAACWMRGVAFVQMPTTLLAMVDSSVGGKTGVNLAAGKNLIGAFHQPNAVIADIDTLATLPPREYAAGIAEVVKYGAIGDAAFLAWLEAHADALGARDGDALVQAIATSCRHKAGVVARDEREQGERALLNFGHTFGHALEAEAGYGRLLHGEAVAIGMVLAARLSTRLGHAPAEDGERLATLLARLGLPTALPPGFDADRLLARMQLDKKNQSGRLRLILWSRPGSAAIVDGVEAAAIRDVLLGKP, encoded by the coding sequence ATGAACCTGTGCGTGGATGTGACCCTCGGCGAGCGCAGCTATCCGATCCGCATCGGCCGCGGCCAGCTCGCCGACCCGGCCAGCTGGCGCGCGGCGATCGGCGGGCGCGACGTTCTCGTCGTCACCGATGCGACGGTGGCGCCGCTCTATCTCGGTCATGTCCTGGCCGGCCTCGACGGCTTGCGCCACGCGAGCCTGATCCGTCCGGACGGCGAGGCGCACAAGACACTGGCTGGCGTCGAAGCGGTGTTCGACGCGCTGGCTGCGCTCGGCGCGAACCGCGACGCCACCGTGATCGCGCTCGGCGGTGGCGTGATCGGCGACCTCGCCGGCTTCGCCGCGGCCTGCTGGATGCGCGGCGTCGCCTTCGTGCAGATGCCGACCACCCTGCTGGCGATGGTCGACTCCTCGGTCGGCGGCAAGACCGGGGTCAATCTCGCCGCCGGCAAGAACCTGATCGGCGCTTTCCATCAGCCGAACGCGGTCATCGCCGACATCGACACCCTGGCCACCCTGCCGCCACGCGAGTACGCGGCCGGCATTGCCGAAGTGGTCAAGTACGGCGCAATCGGCGATGCCGCGTTCCTGGCCTGGCTCGAAGCGCACGCCGATGCGCTGGGCGCACGCGACGGTGACGCGCTGGTGCAGGCGATCGCGACCAGTTGCCGGCACAAGGCCGGCGTGGTCGCCCGCGACGAGCGCGAGCAGGGCGAGCGGGCGCTGCTCAACTTCGGTCATACCTTCGGCCACGCGCTCGAGGCGGAGGCGGGATACGGCCGCCTGCTGCACGGCGAAGCGGTCGCCATCGGCATGGTCCTCGCCGCGCGCCTGTCCACCCGTCTCGGGCACGCGCCGGCCGAAGACGGCGAACGCCTCGCCACCCTGCTTGCCCGGCTGGGTCTGCCCACCGCCCTGCCGCCCGGCTTCGACGCCGATCGCCTGCTCGCGCGCATGCAGCTCGACAAGAAGAACCAGAGCGGGCGCCTGCGCCTGATCCTGTGGTCGCGCCCCGGCAGCGCCGCCATCGTCGACGGCGTCGAGGCCGCTGCGATCCGCGACGTGCTGCTGGGGAAGCCCTGA
- a CDS encoding Rab family GTPase → MSALARKVCMLGDFGVGKTSLVARFVRNTFSEQYLTTVGAKVDSKEVALPSGDVLKLVVWDIAGKSALDALNMNYLRGASGLLLVADGTREATLRVALDLLMQSRDLLPGAEVVLLVNKLDIIDRWEVAPTTLAELRRSLPVFETSARFGDGVEAAFAELARRLA, encoded by the coding sequence ATGAGTGCCCTCGCCCGCAAGGTGTGCATGCTCGGCGACTTTGGCGTCGGCAAGACCAGCCTGGTCGCGCGCTTCGTGCGCAATACCTTTTCCGAGCAGTACCTGACCACGGTCGGCGCCAAGGTCGACAGCAAGGAGGTTGCGCTGCCTTCCGGCGACGTGCTCAAGCTGGTGGTCTGGGACATTGCCGGGAAGAGCGCCCTAGACGCGCTCAACATGAACTATCTGCGTGGTGCGAGCGGCCTGCTGCTGGTCGCCGATGGCACACGCGAGGCGACTCTGCGCGTCGCCCTCGATCTGCTCATGCAGTCGCGCGACCTGTTGCCAGGTGCCGAGGTCGTGCTGCTGGTCAACAAGCTCGACATCATCGATCGCTGGGAAGTAGCCCCGACGACCTTGGCCGAGTTGCGCCGCAGCCTGCCTGTTTTCGAGACCAGTGCGCGCTTCGGTGACGGTGTCGAGGCGGCCTTCGCCGAACTGGCGAGGCGGTTGGCATGA
- a CDS encoding shikimate kinase, producing MPTVMNPAANLYLVGPMGAGKTSIGRRLAEVFGMPFVDLDQVIEEHSGASITLTFEIEGEAGFRRRESRMLGELVQRRGIVLSTGGGCVLSPHNRELLRANGFVLWLDADVDSQLARLRHDRKRPLLGVDDRRARLEQLAVERNPLYAEVADLRMPSTGQGSSNALAFQVGLRLESQWRREPVEPTA from the coding sequence ATGCCGACCGTCATGAATCCTGCGGCGAATCTCTATCTCGTCGGCCCGATGGGCGCCGGCAAGACCTCGATCGGCCGGCGTCTCGCCGAGGTGTTCGGCATGCCCTTCGTCGACCTCGACCAGGTCATCGAGGAGCACAGCGGCGCCAGCATCACCCTGACCTTCGAGATCGAGGGCGAGGCTGGTTTCCGCCGTCGCGAAAGCCGCATGCTCGGCGAGCTCGTGCAGCGTCGCGGCATCGTGCTGTCGACCGGCGGCGGCTGCGTATTGTCGCCGCACAACCGCGAACTGCTGCGTGCCAACGGCTTCGTGCTCTGGCTCGATGCCGATGTCGACTCGCAGCTTGCCCGGTTGCGCCATGACCGCAAGCGACCGCTGCTCGGTGTCGATGACCGCCGCGCGCGCCTCGAACAGCTCGCCGTGGAACGCAACCCGCTGTATGCCGAAGTCGCCGACCTGCGCATGCCGTCGACCGGCCAGGGCAGCAGCAATGCGCTCGCTTTCCAGGTCGGCCTGCGCCTCGAAAGCCAGTGGCGGCGCGAACCTGTGGAGCCAACCGCATGA
- a CDS encoding response regulator transcription factor, whose amino-acid sequence MNTSDHVIGIVEDDPDQAALVSHWLEEAGYAVRLFRSAAEFHRRQGSAAVDLLLLDWMLPDSTGPEIAERVRESANSTLPIIFLTARGAEADIVRGLEVGGDDYLVKPPRRAELLARVSAVLRRHGGDDGGRDSLDVAPYAIDFKRRRIAFAGNEVELTQREFDLATFLFRRHGRIVSRDALLENVWNLTASVSTRTVDTHVSRLRKKLELNGEHGWRLAAIYQHGYRLEPV is encoded by the coding sequence ATGAACACATCGGATCACGTGATCGGCATCGTCGAGGACGACCCCGACCAGGCCGCGTTGGTGTCGCATTGGCTCGAGGAGGCCGGCTATGCGGTACGCCTGTTCCGCTCCGCGGCGGAGTTCCACCGCCGCCAGGGTTCGGCGGCGGTCGACTTGCTCCTGCTCGACTGGATGCTGCCCGACTCCACTGGCCCGGAGATCGCCGAGCGCGTGCGCGAATCGGCCAATTCGACCCTGCCGATCATCTTCCTGACCGCACGTGGCGCCGAAGCCGACATCGTGCGCGGCCTCGAGGTCGGCGGCGACGACTACCTGGTCAAGCCCCCACGCCGTGCCGAGTTGCTGGCGCGTGTCTCGGCCGTGCTGCGTCGGCATGGCGGTGACGACGGGGGGCGTGATTCGCTCGACGTTGCTCCGTACGCGATCGACTTCAAGCGCCGCCGCATCGCATTCGCCGGCAACGAGGTCGAGTTGACCCAGCGTGAGTTCGACCTTGCCACCTTCCTGTTCCGTCGCCACGGCCGCATCGTCAGCCGCGATGCCTTGCTCGAGAACGTGTGGAATCTGACCGCTTCGGTATCGACGCGCACGGTCGACACGCATGTGAGCCGCCTGCGCAAGAAGCTCGAACTCAACGGTGAGCATGGTTGGCGTCTCGCTGCGATCTACCAGCACGGTTATCGCCTGGAGCCGGTTTGA
- a CDS encoding ABC transporter substrate-binding protein yields MIGPQRIVCLTEEPTEVLYALGEEARIVGISGFTVRPPRARREKPKVSAFTSAKIEAILALEPDLAIGFSDIQADIARELVRAGVEVWIANHRSVEGILDYIRRLGALIGASVRAEAYAAQAEAHIAAVAAAAAKLPRRPRVYFEEWDEPIIVGIRWVAELIRIAGGDDIFPERAACSLARDRILADGDEVVRRAPDLIFASWCGKRFRPDRLAARSGWDAIPAVRDGELHEIKSPIILQPGPAALFDGLAAIHAIIEAWARRFSRQ; encoded by the coding sequence ATGATCGGGCCGCAGCGCATCGTCTGCCTGACCGAAGAGCCGACCGAAGTGCTTTACGCGCTCGGCGAGGAAGCGCGCATCGTCGGCATTTCGGGTTTCACCGTGCGCCCGCCGCGCGCACGCCGCGAGAAGCCGAAGGTGTCTGCCTTCACCAGCGCGAAGATCGAAGCCATCCTCGCCCTCGAGCCGGATCTCGCGATCGGCTTTTCCGACATCCAGGCCGACATCGCGCGCGAACTCGTGCGCGCCGGTGTCGAGGTATGGATCGCCAACCATCGCTCGGTCGAGGGCATCCTCGACTACATCCGCCGGCTCGGTGCGCTGATCGGCGCCAGCGTGCGCGCCGAAGCCTATGCCGCCCAAGCTGAAGCGCACATCGCCGCCGTCGCCGCAGCGGCAGCGAAACTGCCGCGCCGCCCGCGCGTCTACTTCGAGGAATGGGACGAGCCGATCATCGTCGGCATCCGCTGGGTGGCCGAACTGATTCGCATCGCCGGCGGCGACGATATCTTTCCCGAGCGCGCGGCCTGTTCGCTTGCTCGTGATCGCATCCTCGCCGATGGCGACGAAGTCGTGCGCCGCGCGCCGGACCTGATCTTCGCCTCGTGGTGCGGCAAGAGGTTCCGCCCCGACAGGTTGGCCGCACGCTCCGGCTGGGATGCGATCCCCGCCGTGCGCGATGGCGAGCTGCACGAGATCAAGTCACCGATCATCCTGCAGCCCGGGCCGGCCGCGCTGTTCGACGGCCTGGCCGCGATCCACGCGATCATCGAGGCCTGGGCGCGGCGGTTCAGTCGGCAGTGA
- the pdxH gene encoding pyridoxamine 5'-phosphate oxidase, whose protein sequence is MSALADLPAEIVATLERLVAEARASGDSEPTAMNLATVDAEGRVAARIVLLKGVAADGLRFFTNYSSAKGAALAAHAQAALTFHWKTLGDQVQARFEGIVATLTEADSDAYFATRPRESQLGAWASLQSQPLPDRATFEARYAEFERRFEGAAVPRPPHWGGYRLSPDRVEFWYGARYRLHERVVHVLSDGVWQRGLLYP, encoded by the coding sequence ATGAGCGCACTCGCCGACCTCCCCGCTGAAATCGTCGCCACCCTGGAACGCCTGGTCGCCGAGGCCCGTGCAAGCGGCGATTCCGAACCGACCGCGATGAACCTCGCCACCGTCGATGCGGAAGGCCGCGTGGCCGCGCGCATCGTCCTGCTCAAGGGTGTCGCCGCCGATGGCCTGCGTTTCTTCACGAACTATTCGAGCGCGAAGGGCGCGGCACTCGCCGCGCATGCGCAGGCCGCACTGACCTTCCACTGGAAGACGCTCGGCGACCAGGTGCAGGCGCGCTTCGAGGGCATCGTCGCGACCCTCACTGAAGCGGATTCGGACGCGTACTTCGCCACCCGCCCACGCGAGAGCCAGCTCGGCGCCTGGGCTTCGCTGCAATCGCAACCATTGCCGGATCGGGCGACCTTCGAGGCGCGCTATGCCGAATTCGAGCGCCGCTTCGAGGGTGCAGCGGTACCGCGCCCGCCGCATTGGGGCGGTTACCGTCTTTCGCCGGACCGCGTCGAGTTCTGGTATGGCGCGCGCTACCGCCTGCACGAACGCGTCGTCCACGTGCTGAGCGACGGAGTCTGGCAACGCGGCCTGCTGTATCCGTGA
- a CDS encoding WGR domain-containing protein: MRIFMQTPALSSEAPRYYQIVLQQDLLGGWTLYREWGQQGGRTSSKREIYLERDRAVAAFESARDAQVKRGFRVMFSQGFDGPHGN, encoded by the coding sequence ATGCGCATCTTCATGCAGACGCCGGCCCTCAGCAGCGAGGCGCCCCGCTACTACCAGATCGTCCTCCAGCAGGATCTGCTCGGCGGCTGGACGCTTTATCGCGAGTGGGGTCAGCAGGGCGGGCGCACCAGCAGCAAGCGCGAGATCTACCTCGAACGCGATCGCGCCGTCGCCGCCTTCGAGAGCGCGCGCGACGCGCAGGTCAAGCGCGGCTTTCGCGTGATGTTCAGCCAAGGCTTCGACGGTCCCCATGGCAACTGA
- a CDS encoding dodecin family protein yields the protein MAVAKVIELSSSSSKSVEDAVQSGLRKAAETVKNIQGAWVNEIKVQTRADGTIEEWRVNMRVTFVVE from the coding sequence ATGGCGGTCGCCAAGGTCATCGAGCTGAGCAGTTCGTCGAGCAAGAGCGTCGAGGATGCCGTGCAGTCCGGTTTGCGCAAGGCTGCTGAGACCGTGAAGAACATCCAAGGTGCCTGGGTCAACGAGATCAAGGTGCAAACGCGTGCCGACGGCACCATCGAGGAATGGCGCGTCAACATGCGCGTGACCTTCGTCGTCGAATAA
- a CDS encoding kinase, with product MPVPVPSSSRPRGHGFDPALVDAVLDAMLPARALRRPLLAGLSGLQGSGKSTLAAQLVAAARTRGIDALALSLDDVYFGRRERQQLARDVHALFATRGVPGTHDLGLLERTLDALAQASPQRPVGVPRFDKGRDTRQPPSRWRRCTRAPALIILEGWCLGVPAQAAAELDRPLNGLERNEDPDGCWRRHVNAVLARDYARLWRRLDRLVVLQAPGFDVVRRWRGEQERRLRHRNNAPRIMDASALARFIAHYERLSRHALRSLPARADLVVRLDHDRRAAIRAAPAAGINPRR from the coding sequence ATGCCAGTACCCGTGCCTTCCTCCTCGCGCCCCCGTGGCCACGGCTTCGACCCCGCACTGGTCGATGCCGTGCTCGATGCGATGCTGCCGGCACGTGCCTTGCGCCGACCGTTGCTGGCTGGTTTGTCGGGCCTGCAAGGCAGCGGCAAGAGCACGCTCGCCGCGCAACTCGTTGCGGCGGCACGAACGCGCGGGATCGATGCACTTGCGCTGTCGCTCGACGACGTCTATTTCGGTCGACGCGAACGACAGCAGCTCGCACGCGATGTGCACGCGCTGTTCGCCACGCGCGGCGTGCCGGGCACGCATGACCTCGGCCTGCTCGAACGCACGCTCGACGCGCTTGCACAGGCGTCGCCACAGCGACCGGTCGGCGTGCCGCGCTTCGACAAGGGCCGCGACACGCGCCAACCGCCGTCGCGCTGGCGTCGATGCACGCGCGCACCGGCCCTGATCATCCTCGAAGGTTGGTGCCTCGGCGTGCCGGCGCAGGCCGCGGCCGAACTGGACCGGCCGCTCAATGGCCTGGAACGCAACGAAGACCCGGATGGATGCTGGCGTCGCCACGTCAACGCCGTGCTCGCACGCGACTACGCACGCCTGTGGCGGCGACTCGACCGCCTTGTCGTGCTGCAGGCACCGGGCTTCGACGTCGTCCGCCGCTGGCGCGGCGAACAGGAGCGCAGGCTGCGGCACCGGAACAACGCACCGCGGATCATGGATGCCAGCGCGCTCGCGCGCTTCATCGCCCATTACGAGCGCCTGAGCCGGCACGCCTTGCGCAGCCTGCCCGCGCGCGCCGACCTGGTCGTTCGCCTCGACCACGATCGGCGTGCGGCGATTCGCGCCGCTCCCGCTGCCGGGATCAACCCACGCCGGTGA
- the xrtH gene encoding exosortase H, translated as MLRFLLIFLVLLLVMFVAELTPPVEHYVIEPFTAMLADACAWIIHWFDPSTRSSGKFIEGGDGTFLVSIERGCNGIEAVIILFAAILAFPAPWKHKIAGLGAGLVAVQLLNIVRIVSLFFLGLWHRTWFEWFHLYLWQALIVLDALIVFLVWLRMVPRLGSVQSTMRQAGAASP; from the coding sequence ATGTTGCGCTTCCTTCTCATTTTTCTCGTCCTTCTCCTGGTGATGTTCGTTGCCGAGCTGACCCCGCCGGTCGAGCACTACGTCATCGAGCCGTTCACCGCGATGCTCGCCGACGCATGCGCCTGGATCATCCACTGGTTCGACCCGTCGACACGGTCGAGCGGCAAGTTCATCGAGGGCGGTGACGGGACCTTCCTGGTCTCGATCGAGCGCGGCTGCAACGGGATCGAGGCGGTGATCATCCTGTTTGCGGCGATCCTCGCCTTCCCGGCGCCGTGGAAGCACAAGATTGCTGGCCTTGGCGCCGGTCTCGTGGCGGTCCAGCTGCTCAATATCGTGCGGATCGTCAGCCTGTTCTTTCTCGGCCTGTGGCACCGGACGTGGTTCGAATGGTTCCACCTTTACTTGTGGCAGGCCCTGATCGTGCTCGATGCGCTGATCGTGTTCCTCGTCTGGTTGCGCATGGTGCCGCGGCTGGGCTCTGTGCAATCGACCATGCGCCAAGCGGGGGCCGCCAGCCCCTGA